One window of Electrophorus electricus isolate fEleEle1 chromosome 24, fEleEle1.pri, whole genome shotgun sequence genomic DNA carries:
- the nr4a1 gene encoding nuclear receptor subfamily 4 group A member 1 isoform X1, producing MTCVQSQHGVQSYESTLLSPEFLNPDFTSRLDMDVGDQRDQFSAPSLPSITSLVGGYGGEFDTYSCQISAATASPGTGVHQGTSAFSPEDLQVYGYYPGTFTLSYVDEAQVTSSGPDCYGSPASAPSPSTPSFQPIPTWDGAFGSCSPEPACWAAEKTPLSQTSSFFTFGPVTGDELSQLRHLPPHLSDQDPFSLGQSGSFAPLSLDQSSADASAPRDAPASPKARSPTGSEGCCAVCGDSASCQHYGVRTCEGCKGFFKRTVQKNAKYVCLANRDCPVDKRRRNRCQFCRFQKCLAVGMVKEVVRTDSLKGRRGRLPSKPKPAQESGSSPANIIASLMTAHIDSNPSTGNLDYSKYQETVTSLSEKEDASDIQQFYDLLTGSMSVIRKWAESIPGFTSFCKEDQDLLFESAFVELFILRLAHRSNPETGKLIFCNGVVLHRMQCARGFGDWIDSIMQFSQNLHRLDLDVASFCCLATLVIITDRHGLKEPKRVEDFQSCLIPCLKEHVAASSSELVRPGCLSRLLGKLPELRTLCTQGLQRIFYLKLENLVPPPPIVDKIFMDTLPF from the exons ATGACCTGTGTTCAAAGTCAACATGGAGTCCAGTCCTATGAGAGCACCCTCCTCAGCCCTGAGTTTCTGAACCCCGACTTCACCTCCAGGTTGGACATGGACGTGGGTGACCAGCGAGACCAGTTTTCTGCCCCCTCCCTTCCAAGCATTACCTCTCTGGTCGGAGGTTATGGGGGCGAGTTCGATACCTACTCCTGCCAGATCTCCGCCGCCACTGCCTCACCTGGCACAGGCGTCCACCAAGGAACTTCAGCCTTCAGTCCAGAAGACCTCCAGGTTTATGGATACTACCCTGGCACATTCACCCTGAGCTATGTGGACGAGGCACAGGTCACATCGAGTGGCCCCGACTGCTACGGCAGCCCTGCCTCGGCACCTTCGCCCTCCACTCCCAGCTTCCAGCCCATACCCACCTGGGACGGAGCCTTCGGATCCTGCTCGCCAGAGCCGGCCTGTTGGGCTGCGGAGAAGACACCACTCTCCCAGACATCTTCCTTCTTCACGTTTGGCCCAGTGACGGGGGATGAGCTGTCTCAACTGCGGCACCTGCCACCCCACCTCTCTGACCAGGACCCCTTCTCTCTGGGCCAGTCAGGCAGCTTCGCTCCACTCAGCTTGGATCAGAGCAGCGCGGACGCCTCAGCCCCGCGCGATGCCCCGGCGTCTCCCAAAGCCAGGAGCCCCACAGGAAGTGAAGGCTGCTGTGCAGTGTGCGGGGACAGCGCCTCCTGCCAGCACTATGGGGTGCGCACATGTGAGGGTTGCAAGGGTTTCTTTAAG cgAACGGTACAGAAAAATGCCAAGTATGTGTGTCTAGCCAATAGAGACTGTCCAGTGGACAAACGGCGGAGGAACAGGTGTCAGTTCTGCCGCTTTCAGAAATGCCTAGCAGTAGGGATGGTGAAAGAAG TTGTCAGAACAGACAGCCTAAAGGGCAGGAGGGGCCGTCTTCCTTCCAAACCAAAACCTGCTCAAGAATCTGGATCCTCTCCTGCAAACATCATTGCCTCTCTGATGACAGCACATATTGACTCAAACCCATCTACTGGAAATCTAGACTATTCAAAG TATCAGGAAACAGTGACTAGCCTGTCTGAAAAAGAGGATGCCAGTGACATTCAGCAGTTTTATGACCTGCTGACAGGATCGATGAGTGTGATCAGAAAGTGGGCAGAGAGCATCCCAGGATTCACCTCCTTCTGTAAGGAGGACCAAGATTTGCTATTCGAGTCAGCCTTTGTTGAGCTCTTTATTCTGCGGCTAGCTCACAG GTCAAACCCAGAGACGGGTAAGCTGATCTTCTGCAATGGGGTGGTCCTGCACCGCATGCAGTGCGCACGGGGATTTGGTGACTGGATCGACTCCATCATGCAGTTCTCCCAGAATTTACATCGCCTCGACCTCGATGTGGCTTCCTTCTGCTGCCTGGCCACTCTTGTCATCATTACAG ATCGGCACGGCCTGAAGGAGCCCAAACGCGTGGAGGACTTCCAGAGCTGCCTGATCCCATGCCTGAAGGAGCACGTGGCGGCTAGCAGCTCGGAACTTGTGCGTCCCGGCTGCCTGTCACGCCTCCTGGGGAAACTCCCGGAGCTCCGGACACTCTGCACCCAAGGCCTGCAGCGCATCTTCTACCTTAAACTAGAAAACCTGGTCCCGCCCCCACCTATTGTGGATAAGATCTTCATGGACACGTTGCCTTTCTGA
- the nr4a1 gene encoding nuclear receptor subfamily 4 group A member 1 isoform X2: MDVGDQRDQFSAPSLPSITSLVGGYGGEFDTYSCQISAATASPGTGVHQGTSAFSPEDLQVYGYYPGTFTLSYVDEAQVTSSGPDCYGSPASAPSPSTPSFQPIPTWDGAFGSCSPEPACWAAEKTPLSQTSSFFTFGPVTGDELSQLRHLPPHLSDQDPFSLGQSGSFAPLSLDQSSADASAPRDAPASPKARSPTGSEGCCAVCGDSASCQHYGVRTCEGCKGFFKRTVQKNAKYVCLANRDCPVDKRRRNRCQFCRFQKCLAVGMVKEVVRTDSLKGRRGRLPSKPKPAQESGSSPANIIASLMTAHIDSNPSTGNLDYSKYQETVTSLSEKEDASDIQQFYDLLTGSMSVIRKWAESIPGFTSFCKEDQDLLFESAFVELFILRLAHRSNPETGKLIFCNGVVLHRMQCARGFGDWIDSIMQFSQNLHRLDLDVASFCCLATLVIITDRHGLKEPKRVEDFQSCLIPCLKEHVAASSSELVRPGCLSRLLGKLPELRTLCTQGLQRIFYLKLENLVPPPPIVDKIFMDTLPF; encoded by the exons ATGGACGTGGGTGACCAGCGAGACCAGTTTTCTGCCCCCTCCCTTCCAAGCATTACCTCTCTGGTCGGAGGTTATGGGGGCGAGTTCGATACCTACTCCTGCCAGATCTCCGCCGCCACTGCCTCACCTGGCACAGGCGTCCACCAAGGAACTTCAGCCTTCAGTCCAGAAGACCTCCAGGTTTATGGATACTACCCTGGCACATTCACCCTGAGCTATGTGGACGAGGCACAGGTCACATCGAGTGGCCCCGACTGCTACGGCAGCCCTGCCTCGGCACCTTCGCCCTCCACTCCCAGCTTCCAGCCCATACCCACCTGGGACGGAGCCTTCGGATCCTGCTCGCCAGAGCCGGCCTGTTGGGCTGCGGAGAAGACACCACTCTCCCAGACATCTTCCTTCTTCACGTTTGGCCCAGTGACGGGGGATGAGCTGTCTCAACTGCGGCACCTGCCACCCCACCTCTCTGACCAGGACCCCTTCTCTCTGGGCCAGTCAGGCAGCTTCGCTCCACTCAGCTTGGATCAGAGCAGCGCGGACGCCTCAGCCCCGCGCGATGCCCCGGCGTCTCCCAAAGCCAGGAGCCCCACAGGAAGTGAAGGCTGCTGTGCAGTGTGCGGGGACAGCGCCTCCTGCCAGCACTATGGGGTGCGCACATGTGAGGGTTGCAAGGGTTTCTTTAAG cgAACGGTACAGAAAAATGCCAAGTATGTGTGTCTAGCCAATAGAGACTGTCCAGTGGACAAACGGCGGAGGAACAGGTGTCAGTTCTGCCGCTTTCAGAAATGCCTAGCAGTAGGGATGGTGAAAGAAG TTGTCAGAACAGACAGCCTAAAGGGCAGGAGGGGCCGTCTTCCTTCCAAACCAAAACCTGCTCAAGAATCTGGATCCTCTCCTGCAAACATCATTGCCTCTCTGATGACAGCACATATTGACTCAAACCCATCTACTGGAAATCTAGACTATTCAAAG TATCAGGAAACAGTGACTAGCCTGTCTGAAAAAGAGGATGCCAGTGACATTCAGCAGTTTTATGACCTGCTGACAGGATCGATGAGTGTGATCAGAAAGTGGGCAGAGAGCATCCCAGGATTCACCTCCTTCTGTAAGGAGGACCAAGATTTGCTATTCGAGTCAGCCTTTGTTGAGCTCTTTATTCTGCGGCTAGCTCACAG GTCAAACCCAGAGACGGGTAAGCTGATCTTCTGCAATGGGGTGGTCCTGCACCGCATGCAGTGCGCACGGGGATTTGGTGACTGGATCGACTCCATCATGCAGTTCTCCCAGAATTTACATCGCCTCGACCTCGATGTGGCTTCCTTCTGCTGCCTGGCCACTCTTGTCATCATTACAG ATCGGCACGGCCTGAAGGAGCCCAAACGCGTGGAGGACTTCCAGAGCTGCCTGATCCCATGCCTGAAGGAGCACGTGGCGGCTAGCAGCTCGGAACTTGTGCGTCCCGGCTGCCTGTCACGCCTCCTGGGGAAACTCCCGGAGCTCCGGACACTCTGCACCCAAGGCCTGCAGCGCATCTTCTACCTTAAACTAGAAAACCTGGTCCCGCCCCCACCTATTGTGGATAAGATCTTCATGGACACGTTGCCTTTCTGA
- the rprm3 gene encoding LOW QUALITY PROTEIN: reprimo, TP53 dependent G2 arrest mediator homolog 3 (The sequence of the model RefSeq protein was modified relative to this genomic sequence to represent the inferred CDS: inserted 2 bases in 1 codon; substituted 1 base at 1 genomic stop codon), with protein MNASQGLFNRTLTSARLSLDSARGCCSISAPPITSDGFGASFMDDREQFIMHLVXITVLCVLLTVIFGXFFLGCSLLIKSESLIHLVQDRRPSKEVEIMTAV; from the exons ATGAATGCCTCTCAGGGATTATTTAATCGGACTCTGACTTCGGCAAGACTTTCGTTGGACAGCGCAAGAGGATGCTGCAGCATCTCTGCCCCACCTATCACCAGCGACGGCTTTGGTGCGTCCTTTATGGACGACCGAGAACAATTTATCATGCACCTGGTGTAAATAACTGTACTTTGTGTCTTGTTGACTGTCATTTTCGG ATTTTTTCTTGGTTGTAGTCTTCTAATTAAGTCGGAAAGTCTGATACATTTAGTACAGGACCGCAGACCGTCGAAAGAGGTGGAAATCATGACTGCTGTGTAA
- the zgc:56699 gene encoding gametocyte-specific factor 1, which yields MSTIKFGTSLGASKVKSTVDLQRGWEEDAGKSDDPSDPNKLLQCPYDKNHQIRACRFPFHLLKCRKNHPKLASELKTCPFNAKHLMPRYELSHHIENCEDRQRCVGVEEEHTEILQKFQVPVSTWRQPVIEEDWDQEADEQAETFVWGVSANQLAQNKHVISTTNHFTPGLRAPQTLPWKQF from the exons ATGTCTACCATAAAATTTGGAACAAGCCTCGGTGCTTCCAAAGTCAAGTCAACAGTTGATCTTCAACGAGGCTGGGAGGAAGATGCAG GAAAATCAGATGATCCCAGTGATCCCAACAAATTGCTACAGTGCCCTTACGACAAAAACCATCAGATTCGGGCCTGTCGTTTCCCATTTCATCTTCTCAAATGCCGGAAG AATCATCCCAAACTAGCAAGTGAACTTAAGACCTGCCCCTTCAATGCCAAGCACCTAATGCCCAGGTACGAGCTGTCCCATCACATTGAAAACTGCGAGGACAGACAGCGATGTGTTGGTGTTGAGGAGG AACACACCGAGATACTTCAGAAGTTTCAAGTTCCAGTCAGTACCTGGAGACAACCTGTAATTGAGGAGGACTGGGATCAAG AGGCTGATGAGCAAGCTGAAACATTTGTGTGGGGAGTGTCGGCCAATCAGCTTGCCCAGAATAA GCATGTGATTTCCACTACCAACCATTTCACACCTGGGCTTCGTGCACCTCAGACGCTCCCTTGGAAACAGTTCTGA
- the letmd1 gene encoding LETM1 domain-containing protein 1 isoform X3: protein MNSIKFVRSKMAPLSMWCCHRIIAVTAGVYTPKLAPAQVSRLRLVSQYSTTQTRHNVGQGIVSKLKRANETYERFLQRHFPRFYVLYHAFKRGFRLLFQDVREVRRIKSGMLINNIDHQKLPYREMEKLRQFRRDMLKAIPLVIISAPPFANYLVFVLMYLFPRQLLIRHFWTPQQLVEFQGVYHAQRAHHHPELLSGLEKAAAGIKDVRLKTRLLELCSKVHSGAQPVVSDVHAVRTLFSGPPLGMRRMSTEQMRLNSHALELMQLDHAIVRLGLHQLNDMELKEACYVRGLNVQWLSPAQCLQWLSQWLQFSTHLKESETSLYLHSMMLLTVNYPKPPHS, encoded by the exons ATGAACAGTATAAAG TTTGTCAGGAGCAAGATGGCGCCGCTCTCTATGTGGTGTTGTCACCGAATTATTGCGGTCACAGCAGGCGTTTATACGCCTAAACTGGCTCCTGCCCAAGTAAG TAGGTTGCGATTAGTGAGCCAGTATTCCACGACCCAAACGAGGCACAACGTAGGCCAAGGCATTGTGTCAAAGCTGAAGCGGGCAAATGAAACATATGAGAGGTTTCTTCAACGCCATTTCCCTCGATTCTATGTTCTTTATCACGCATTTAAGAGAG GATTTCGCCTTCTCTTTCAGGATGTCAGAGAAGTGCGTAGAATCAAAAGTGGGATGCTCATTAATAACATAGATCACCAAAAGCTGCCTTATCGTGAAATGGAGAAGCTCAGGCAG TTTCGTAGAGACATGCTCAAAGCCATTCCTCTGGTGATCATCTCAGCACCTCCCTTTGCCAACTACCTAGTCTTTGTTCTTAT GTACCTTTTTCCCCGGCAGCTCCTGATTCGACACTTCTGGACACCACAGCAGCTGGTGGAGTTTCAGGGTGTGTACCATGCACAGAGGGCACACCACCATCCGGAACTACTCAGTGGACTGGAGAAGGCAGCAGCAGGCATCAAAGATGTCCGACTGAAGACCCGCCTTCTGGAGCTCTGCAGCAAG GTCCACAGTGGCGCTCAGCCAGTTGTATCTGATGTTCATGCTGTGAGGACCTTATTCTCTGGCCCTCCACTCGGTATGAGGAGAATGAGCACAGAGCAGATG CGCTTGAATAGCCACGCCTTAGAGCTCATGCAGTTGGATCATGCCATTGTCCGCCTGGGGCTCCATCAACTGAATGACATGGAGCTCAAAGAG GCTTGTTACGTGAGAGGGCTGAATGTGCAGTGGTTGAGTCCTGCTCAGTGTCTTCAGTGGCTCTCCCAGTGGCTGCAGTTCTCAACACACCTTAAAG AATCAGAGACTTCCCTGTATTTGCACAGCATGATGCTACTGACGGTGAACTATCCAAAACCCCCACACAGCTGA
- the letmd1 gene encoding LETM1 domain-containing protein 1 isoform X1 has protein sequence MNSIKFVRSKMAPLSMWCCHRIIAVTAGVYTPKLAPAQVSRLRLVSQYSTTQTRHNVGQGIVSKLKRANETYERFLQRHFPRFYVLYHAFKRGFRLLFQDVREVRRIKSGMLINNIDHQKLPYREMEKLRQFRRDMLKAIPLVIISAPPFANYLVFVLMYLFPRQLLIRHFWTPQQLVEFQGVYHAQRAHHHPELLSGLEKAAAGIKDVRLKTRLLELCSKVHSGAQPVVSDVHAVRTLFSGPPLGMRRMSTEQMSHLCPLLFLTSRLPAFWIGQRLNSHALELMQLDHAIVRLGLHQLNDMELKEACYVRGLNVQWLSPAQCLQWLSQWLQFSTHLKESETSLYLHSMMLLTVNYPKPPHS, from the exons ATGAACAGTATAAAG TTTGTCAGGAGCAAGATGGCGCCGCTCTCTATGTGGTGTTGTCACCGAATTATTGCGGTCACAGCAGGCGTTTATACGCCTAAACTGGCTCCTGCCCAAGTAAG TAGGTTGCGATTAGTGAGCCAGTATTCCACGACCCAAACGAGGCACAACGTAGGCCAAGGCATTGTGTCAAAGCTGAAGCGGGCAAATGAAACATATGAGAGGTTTCTTCAACGCCATTTCCCTCGATTCTATGTTCTTTATCACGCATTTAAGAGAG GATTTCGCCTTCTCTTTCAGGATGTCAGAGAAGTGCGTAGAATCAAAAGTGGGATGCTCATTAATAACATAGATCACCAAAAGCTGCCTTATCGTGAAATGGAGAAGCTCAGGCAG TTTCGTAGAGACATGCTCAAAGCCATTCCTCTGGTGATCATCTCAGCACCTCCCTTTGCCAACTACCTAGTCTTTGTTCTTAT GTACCTTTTTCCCCGGCAGCTCCTGATTCGACACTTCTGGACACCACAGCAGCTGGTGGAGTTTCAGGGTGTGTACCATGCACAGAGGGCACACCACCATCCGGAACTACTCAGTGGACTGGAGAAGGCAGCAGCAGGCATCAAAGATGTCCGACTGAAGACCCGCCTTCTGGAGCTCTGCAGCAAG GTCCACAGTGGCGCTCAGCCAGTTGTATCTGATGTTCATGCTGTGAGGACCTTATTCTCTGGCCCTCCACTCGGTATGAGGAGAATGAGCACAGAGCAGATG AGTCACCTCTGCCCACTGCTCTTTCTGACTTCCCGCCTGCCTGCGTTTTGGATTGGTCAGCGCTTGAATAGCCACGCCTTAGAGCTCATGCAGTTGGATCATGCCATTGTCCGCCTGGGGCTCCATCAACTGAATGACATGGAGCTCAAAGAG GCTTGTTACGTGAGAGGGCTGAATGTGCAGTGGTTGAGTCCTGCTCAGTGTCTTCAGTGGCTCTCCCAGTGGCTGCAGTTCTCAACACACCTTAAAG AATCAGAGACTTCCCTGTATTTGCACAGCATGATGCTACTGACGGTGAACTATCCAAAACCCCCACACAGCTGA
- the letmd1 gene encoding LETM1 domain-containing protein 1 isoform X2 — translation MNSIKFVRSKMAPLSMWCCHRIIAVTAGVYTPKLAPAQVRLRLVSQYSTTQTRHNVGQGIVSKLKRANETYERFLQRHFPRFYVLYHAFKRGFRLLFQDVREVRRIKSGMLINNIDHQKLPYREMEKLRQFRRDMLKAIPLVIISAPPFANYLVFVLMYLFPRQLLIRHFWTPQQLVEFQGVYHAQRAHHHPELLSGLEKAAAGIKDVRLKTRLLELCSKVHSGAQPVVSDVHAVRTLFSGPPLGMRRMSTEQMSHLCPLLFLTSRLPAFWIGQRLNSHALELMQLDHAIVRLGLHQLNDMELKEACYVRGLNVQWLSPAQCLQWLSQWLQFSTHLKESETSLYLHSMMLLTVNYPKPPHS, via the exons ATGAACAGTATAAAG TTTGTCAGGAGCAAGATGGCGCCGCTCTCTATGTGGTGTTGTCACCGAATTATTGCGGTCACAGCAGGCGTTTATACGCCTAAACTGGCTCCTGCCCAAGTAAG GTTGCGATTAGTGAGCCAGTATTCCACGACCCAAACGAGGCACAACGTAGGCCAAGGCATTGTGTCAAAGCTGAAGCGGGCAAATGAAACATATGAGAGGTTTCTTCAACGCCATTTCCCTCGATTCTATGTTCTTTATCACGCATTTAAGAGAG GATTTCGCCTTCTCTTTCAGGATGTCAGAGAAGTGCGTAGAATCAAAAGTGGGATGCTCATTAATAACATAGATCACCAAAAGCTGCCTTATCGTGAAATGGAGAAGCTCAGGCAG TTTCGTAGAGACATGCTCAAAGCCATTCCTCTGGTGATCATCTCAGCACCTCCCTTTGCCAACTACCTAGTCTTTGTTCTTAT GTACCTTTTTCCCCGGCAGCTCCTGATTCGACACTTCTGGACACCACAGCAGCTGGTGGAGTTTCAGGGTGTGTACCATGCACAGAGGGCACACCACCATCCGGAACTACTCAGTGGACTGGAGAAGGCAGCAGCAGGCATCAAAGATGTCCGACTGAAGACCCGCCTTCTGGAGCTCTGCAGCAAG GTCCACAGTGGCGCTCAGCCAGTTGTATCTGATGTTCATGCTGTGAGGACCTTATTCTCTGGCCCTCCACTCGGTATGAGGAGAATGAGCACAGAGCAGATG AGTCACCTCTGCCCACTGCTCTTTCTGACTTCCCGCCTGCCTGCGTTTTGGATTGGTCAGCGCTTGAATAGCCACGCCTTAGAGCTCATGCAGTTGGATCATGCCATTGTCCGCCTGGGGCTCCATCAACTGAATGACATGGAGCTCAAAGAG GCTTGTTACGTGAGAGGGCTGAATGTGCAGTGGTTGAGTCCTGCTCAGTGTCTTCAGTGGCTCTCCCAGTGGCTGCAGTTCTCAACACACCTTAAAG AATCAGAGACTTCCCTGTATTTGCACAGCATGATGCTACTGACGGTGAACTATCCAAAACCCCCACACAGCTGA